TACTGTCAGCTAGCTGCTGTGATTTTATTAATCTCTCAGTCATGCACCTGAACTTATTAGACTCTATTTACAGGATCACTCTCTTTCCAGAAGCTCCTTAAACAGAGAGAGCCAACTAGAACGTACAAGTAAAAAAATAATGCTAACTGTGGCCTTAGTGACGtaaagaaaatattgcaaatttCAAAGAATCTAATGCCCATCCTGAGTGCGTACAGCTTATCGATGTATTAATTGCTGTGTACAGACAGCATGACCTGTTGctcatttaatatgaaaaaaaaaaaaaaaaaacggtccCAGCACACATGGATGACTACACATGTTGCCAAATTCCAAATCTAGGCAGTCTCAAACTTTAGTGCCCCTTAATCTAGggtttttattaaaacacaaattcaCTGATTCTGGTGGAGGCCTGCGATCTGCATTATTAACAAGCCCCCAAGATGAGCCTGCTGCAGAAAAACATTCTTTCGAAAAATACTAGGTTAACTCCCACGTGTTAAACTCTCCCTCAACTGGTGTGCACGGTCCATTTTAGGTGTTCCGTAAATATGTTATATTGAATCAATGTCCCCAGCCCTAGCAGCAATATGGCACATATTATGACTTCTTGGGTACCTTAACATGTCAATCCCTCCAAAGAGAAGCCACCATTTGAGTCATCCCACGTAAGAGAATATAGAAAGTCACTATATACATTAACTTCACTTGAAGTCAGCCAGTCTGGCTTATCTCTATTTTCTCAACAAGTCATTAGCCCTCAACtaaataaattatctttatttttctccattcttctgcTTACCACACTAGCACACTATATACGTACTCAACAACTCCGTGGAGGACAGCATGGGCGTGGtttaaagatggagaaggaaaacttCCAATGAAATCAGATGTAAAAATCAATTGtactgcattcatttatttttttttactacaaatgAAATCTCTAGATCATAAGCACCTCTTTATATGATTCTGGGCCTTAAACACTGAGCTACGTTACAAAGATAGTTTTTAAATCCTGGCTGATCTGCGCTGGTCCTTTAATACTACTGTgacatatttattgatttattcattgtATACACTAATTTCAGGATGAAAActtgtaatttaaattaaattgtatgTGACTTATTATAAGTGgcttttttttaaggggaggagataattagttttatttatttacttacattttaagtggaggtactggagattgaacccaggaccttgtgcatgctgggcaggcactccaccactgagctatacccccttcCCTATAAGTGActtctaatacattttttaacCCAGAAATGGCAAGGGCTCCAAAATAAACACCTCTGAGAAATTTATGGGAATTTCATGTGAAGGCTTTGCTTTAAAGTTTGttaacaataattaataaaataatccaaaagtGACTTTTCACATTTTGCCCTGGGCTTCAaagtacattttctttcaaagatattCTGCTTTTGCTTACTCatgctctttttccttctatcCAAAGCATTTTAATCAAAGATAGTTGTTTGTAGATCtcgaaaaacattttaaaacctccACAATTGagtatttaagtcatttttataCAGAACTTTATGGAGACCAATTTAGTCTGCAGAGTTACTTATAACAATGTTAGACTGCTATTTTAGAAGCGTAACTAATACCCAGGTACTGTCTCCCACAACTGGACAGCAACTTTCTGAATGCTGAGCAATGTATTTACACACTAGGGGATGGAAATTAGCCTAAACTGAGCATCCTATAAAGGTTCCAACATCTGTGCCTATTTATGAGCTTAACATCTTCTTAGGCATCTCCATCTGAATAGCTAGTTTAAATTTTTAGTCGAATTCAATAACCCATCAAGCAGATATTAAAGTACAGTTTATGAAAATACATGgaagattaaatatatattccaGACATGAAAAACCTTACGGCTGCTAAAGAAATATGTAATACTTTAAGagattttaaagtagttatttcCTGAATACCTTTTTTTCTTCACACATTAGACGAAGTTGCATTGTTTACAAAAATTTATTCATACAAATTTTACACACTTTATATGACAGTTATCAAAGTCCTAGTGATAGATATCATGTGTGTAATAATACTTGGGTAAGATGCTTTTATACTCAGTTGCACACAAAATAAGAGCTTCAAGACTAACATCTACCTAAATTATCACTATATCATAAATCTGCTCCAGGTTAGTAAGGCTCTTGGCATTTCTAAAAAGTATACAAAAGATTAAACTGGGTGATCACTGTAAATGCTTGCAACTAGCCACGGGGACACTAAATTAGACTTCATAAAGAAAAGGTTAACTAGAGCCCTATTTCACCACTAACAGCTGacacaaatacagaaaactcTGCCCATTATCCAAGAAACAAATAATTAAGACTAAAATGCAAGCCGATGTGTTGCAGCATTGTAGGGCCACTAAATAGCCATCTGTGATTCGTGGCGATTTAAAAGGCGAAGAAAGGCACTAAAGCTGCAAACTGCTTCCTGTGTCACATTGCCTGAGGAGActacagaattaaagaaagattGATCCCACACACAGGACTCGGGCATAGATCGAATGCCTCTGTGCTTTCACTGTTTGCAATATGATCCCCTGGCAGCATCCATCCCGCCTGGGAATGCAAATCCAGTTCTGTTTTCATTGATTTGTGACTTCATACTGATCAAATCcgtaaaggaaaaggaaaggtcCTTTAAACTTTACAAGTTAatgtttactcttctttttctaccccccccccaaagaattGGTGCCTGAAATTTGGGGATTTGGCTGTCTGGTTTGCCTGTTGTTGCTTCATCTGGTTGCTGGGTGAAGGTTCCTTTGTTTATAGAGATTACTTGACAGATTCAAGGAATTGATAGGAAACAGACAGACCTGCTTTCTGTAGCCAAGAAGGATACAAGGGGACATTCTCAGGGGCTGTTGGAGCTTGCTTACCTCATTCTTGACCACAAACATAAGATAGTACTCATACATATGAAGATGAGGTTTAAATAATTTATCAGTACAACTGAGCAACATGTGAACACTACACATGCTAATATGACAAAGGTtggttttatgaaataaattttactaaGCAATAAGCCATAatgtagaaaaatacattttatctacAAACTCAATcaacaagaaacaaaagattCATATTTACTGCATCATTACTTAGTGGTAACTACACAGGGGTTCCTACACTTTACAATAAGTGCTAGcatcaaacaacaaaaaaagtaagaagCATTCACAGGTTTCAGAGAAGTGAATGAAAAACGGTAAACAGTGCTTAAACATTGCGGAGGGTGGGAAAGAGGCATCTTCAGAAAAACACGAAATAAAAGGGTAGCTCCCACAGAGCAGGGTTCAAAGGGAAGGATCCCAGCCATTGCACAAGATGAGAAGCATGGACAGCACTGGAGAAAAACACATTGTACTTTGCATCCATTTCCAATACCCAGCGCCCAAAGTCAGGCAGGCAGGGGACCTAAGGTGGGGGACTCCACTTACCCCCAGCTCCCAGACCTGGGGCAGCCCCAAACCAGCCCCTTTCCAGGGTCCTGCTCCTACTGCCTTATGCTCTGCCTCTTCCAATATGCCTACATTTCCTTCACTGTTTCAATTGCCCTAACCTTGGGATAGTGGGTTCCCTGGAAGTACAGAAAAGGGAGCTTCCTATTCAACTCTCTCTCCTCTGTACaatcccccaacccctcccccagggaGTGGTATGAATTCTGGGGAGAAGCACAATTTGGATCCAGCTGTTGTTTTATCGGGAGAATTTCCTTCTGGGCTGAGTCTGAAGagacacaaatacacataaaaatagaatcaaaGAAAGCTTAAGTATTGGAATTGCCACCCAGCAAGGGGCACAGTGCCTAGCTGAGTTCAGCTGGGACTGAAGCAGCCTGCCCCAGAGACTCGCTGGGAAAGAAAGAGTGCCCTTCAGCATTCTCCCAAATCATACCTCAAAATCTCCCTGGAGCAGGGCATCACTGTTTATGTACAGTAGCAAATGGTCAGTATTAATATCTTCAGTCCTGTCGTGGATAAAAATACTATCCTTTTAATTCCAGTTTACAAAAATAGGAGTACTATTCAAAACAATGATtgtctatttctctatttattttatataaaaacaaacagctcAGGCGAATTTTCAATCCTTGTGCACACTTTGTACGAACTCCTGTCtattatacttatatatattcttaatatacatttgtaatatatatatatatcaatatcaATAATTGGTCCACAAAGTATATCTGTGCATTCTCTAGtgctttgtaaaaagaaaaacagtattattatcaaaatattcatttaatggcTTTActtcatacataaatacatgTTTGGATAGAACACATGAGCGATGACTGTTCAGTCAGTTGGGAAAATGACGTTTCATTGTGTCAGGGCTGTATACACAGGGTAGCTGGTAACTCATCGCTACAAATACGCTATTCGGCGTCCTTTGTTTTTAACCCTTTGTTTATACCTTTTCCCTAGGACAGCCGCCAAGTATTTCTTAACAGCCATTTGTTTCCGGTAGCGGCTGTAACTGTCGGTGAAGATTCCGTCCGAGTGGCGCTTGGAGAGGGGCTCCGAGTCGTCGTCCGCGCCGCCGCCTAGGTTCCCACTGCAAGGAAAGGGGTCAGGAAGAGGGTGGCGGGGCGGGAGACACAGACTGAATAGCTGCGGGGAGCAGGCGGGCCCCACCCCACGCGGGAGCCTTCGGGGAGGGCGCGGGCTGTCAGGGACCACCGCGCCGCCTCGCTCCGCCAGACAGCAGCCGGAGGGAGGGCTGCGAAGGGAACCCCTGACTCCTCCCTCCCTATCGAGGATTTCCCGGTACTAAGGTCTTATAGACGGGGCCCCGGAGTGAGGTCCAGGACAAAGGCAACCGATTTAAGCCCAACCTCTTTCCAAACGCTCTGAGATTTGACCACCCGTGCTTTTGTGCCCAATTGTCCTGTTTCTCTAACTTCCCACGtacaaagaaaataaccaaagagCCCTAAATGCCACGTTGGCTGCTGCTATTTCACTTTACATAGGTCAGGCAATTCCTAGTCAGACATGAGTACACTTCTGCACGCTAAGTTGAAACACGTGATAGTAATATAAGTCGACAGGCTGTAGGCAATATTTTTCATCGCATTAATTATTCATTGCGAGAAATGAAACCTGTCGTCCCATGGGTTTTATTAAAACGTTGCCTTCTGCTAAGAGATGCTTCACGCGAGCCCTGTGCTCTGGATTTGTCTGGCACGAGCAAAAACTGTGTCCAAATTTGAGGCTTTGTTTGTTTCGATTTGAATTTACAGTAAAAGAAATGCGAGCAAAAAGAAAGTCATGCTTAGAGAATATTCTAGCAATCGTCCCACTAAGCCTGAAGGTTTTGAAGGCCTTGTTGGGGAAGGGGGGTaccctctctttttttaattattcaaaacGAATCAGACTCCCTGGTTTTCCTGCCCTCCCCTTTCCTCGCCCCATTCCCGAGTTCTCTGACTAAACTTAAGGCGCGGTCTCCGAACCTTCACCTGTGGCCGGGAACTGGCCCGGCGCAGACGCATCCTCAGCCCACGTGCACGCACGGACGTAAAGCtgcaccgccccccccccccccgcgcgcTCGTACCGACACCCATCTCGGCGCGCGCGTGCTATCGCGCGCTGGTTAACTCTTTCGCAAACTCTTACCCCACGCCCTTGGCCATGAGCGTCTGCAGGTATTTTCTGGCGGACAGCTGGTCCAGAACTTTTCGGTAGGCCTTGTTAAGGATCTCGTGGGCGACATCTCTAACAGGGAGGCAAAGTGCGCACCCGGGGTCACAAACTCTGTCCCCAAGTGGCcgccccagcacacacacaacCCTCACCCCGGTGGGCACGCGCACCAGTCGGTGCTCAGGAAGGCTAACAGGGAAACCTCCACAGGCAGAGCACTCGGGAATAACTCTTGGGATGTTCCCGTAAATGAGTGCCAGGTACCGGAGTTCGTCCTGCCCTCCCAGGACCTTGGGTGTGGAGTCCGGCCCGGGTGCGCACTCACTGCCACTCCTTGGGCCACAGACCTTTCAGTCCCCACGCGGCCCTCCTGTCCACTCAGACTAACATGCTACTAACTTTCTGTCGCTTTCGTGGGAATCAGCCGGGGAGAAGAGGCTTTAGggcttttatgaaaaagaatctacTCCGTGGGCCGACCCCCTGCTCTTCCCCCTTCAGTCCGGGGCGGCGCGGACTTACCTCTCCTCCGCGGGGTAGTAGAGCGCGTAGGCGTCGCCCAGCGCGGAGGCGGGGCTCCCCACGCCCGGCGGGTCCGAGTCGTAGAAGTCCTGCAGCGGGCTTCCGTCCTCGTCGTACGCGTCGTCCTCCGGCCTGCCGGAGTAGCCGGGGGCAGGAGTGGTCAATGCAGGTCCTTCTGCGGCTCTGCGAGGACCTGAAGACCCCTAGGGGCTCGCACGACTTTCTGTCTTCCTAAAAGCCCCCCTTGGAGAACTGCGTCTTCTCCGGGTGGGTTGGGGGTAGTACACCCAACAAATTCCCAACCCCCCTGTCGcggggaaaggtttctctgccggggccggggccgcggCCTCAGCTGGCACTGGGAAGCGGAGGCTTCTCCGCTGACCTCGCACACCTGGCCGCGGTAGAGGACCGCCCGGCTCCCGGCCTGGTGCCTGAGCCAACCTCCACAAGTATCCTCGGGCGGGTACGAGAAAGGCCCTGGGAGACAAGGCGCTGGCCAAGCGAAGACCGGATGGGGTAGGCCCGGAGCCAGAGAGGGTGGATGGGTTGGGGAGTCAGGCGGCCAACGAggcagccacccccacccagcctccgAGCCCAGGGGAGCCCTTCCCCGCGCAGATGTAGGTCACGGAGAACCTCCGGCTTCTATTTTGGGCGGGAGAGGATCTGGCAGGAATATGAATAATAGATGCCCCTGAATTTAGCCTGTTTGGCGGCGGCTCATTCTGTGGCGTCTCCCCGCCCTCCGGTGCCTCTCGCCCGGAGAAAGTGCTAGGCACGCGGGACTTTGAAAATAGCTGGGGGTGAAATAGGCCTTTTAAGTACAGTAAGTAGTTCGCGCTAATCTGTCAGTGGTGGCGGTACGGCAGAACCGCATTTCAACCCCCATGCAAAGGGAAAGGGTCAGCGGGTCAACAGGGATCTCGCAATCGCCCTCGTCTACTGCCTCAATCCTTGATATAGGACGCGAGAGGTGGGTTAAAATACAAAAACCCCTCGCTTTTGGCTTCTGGAGAGACTCGGAAAGCGGCCAAGGCAAGTAGCACTCTTTAGAAGAGGTTAGTCATACTTCATTACTCCGCTCGCCTTTCCACCATCCCTGAAGAGGTAAGGGCGAAGCAGGCACATGCCTGCGCCCGCCCCATACCCAGCCTTTCCTCGGCGACGCGCCTGGATGCCCTGGCCCAGCTGCCCCACGTTCCCGGTTCTTTCTGGGCACTGCCATCCCTGTCCCATGCCCAAGTGCTGGAGTCCTAATGCCGAAGCCAGAACCCTCTTCGGCCAAGTCAATGGTCAGCGGCCCCTAAGACTAACATACTTGGGCGCGGCTCGGAGGAGCAGCTTTGCGGGCAGAACGCGCGCTCCGTGCCACCGGGAGCCCGTTGGACCGCGTGGCGCAGACGCTGCGCTGCGGGGCGAGCTTCCACTCTCCTGCGGACAGGCCCGGGACTTTAGGGCTGCGGCGGGGAACCCGGGCATCGCCGACCAATTAGAAACCAGGAATTAAGAAAAATCCAGAATTACTCCAACCTGGGGTGGGTAGGGCTACCGTCCCGGTACTGGCTGCCTGCtagctttctcttcctccttcctagCATCcgtttctccccctccctctcagaCTCATACTTGTTTTTCCATCTCTCACATCGCGTCTTCTTAACTCTACTCGGCCAacactccccctccccaagacTCAAAATGCAGGCGTAAAACGTTATCACTTGAGAGAAAGCTCCTCCAGTGGGAAAAAATCGAATAGAGGTGagagggagagcagagcagaggagagggagggagaccccGCCCCGATAGTCCGGAACAAGCTGTAACAAAGCAAAGTCCACAGGAGCGTCGCTCTCCAGCCCCTCCAACCTGGCTCCATGAGCCGAAGTTCTCCTAGCTCCAGctaagaataggaaaaagaagtCAAGCTccgggccctgccctgcccccctcccgcgggcggggctggggaaggggaggtttcTCCAGTCCGCGGAAGTGCGCTCGCTCCACCCGGGCCCCTAGGCTGCggcgggctgggggaggggcgcggaGCCCTAGTGGAGCCTGCCCTTGTCCTCGGGCTGAGCCAGGGACGGGTACCCTCGGCCGGACCCAGGCTGGCGGCAGCGGAGTGGTGGTGAATGGGGAGATGGTCGTGGCCCGGACCGAGGAACTGCAGGAAGGCGACCACGAAGAGGTGTCAGGGGAAGGGAAGCCCCAGCCTCAGCTCAGCCCGGGCGGCCAGCACTTACCTGATCCCAGGGAACCGGAGTCCTGCGGCGGCAGGTGAGCAGTAAACGCTGCTGTGCATTATTATCCCGTAAACCAGCAGGGCCAGCCTCGCTCCGCTACACATGGTCATTCTGCGCAGGACGGGAAAGAGAGCACACAGCACTCAGGACTAGCTTGCCTTCTGCCCACCAAACCCGAGAAACTCCCCGAGCTAGGGGAGGGATGGAGCTCACCTCCGGCTCCCTATGTTGAATACCGCCTAACGACAACCCGCTcgcctgcctcttccttctcgCTGTAGTTAGaaaatgcatgtatatgtgtaaacCCAGTGCCCAATAACTCGCTAGACCAAGTGAGAAGGATAGCTAACTCGTGCCCTGAAGCCGGCGAAAGAACTAGCTGTCAAGTGAGTTGTTTGGTTTGGTAAGATTTTCCCCCCCTTACCATTCAACTCTTACCGCTGCTAGGAGAGGGTTTGCTGCCAAGTCGGACGGCCGGCAAAAGGCTTCTCCAAGTTTCTGCGCTGGAGTCACAGCTCAAGGAGCATCACGGTCTGGCGTTAGTGTCTAAGCAGAAGCCGCCggaaggagcagcagcagcaggaggagttGGAGGACTTGTTTGCTGAGGCCAGTATTCTGTTCAAAAGTTTGTAGATGCACAGAACTAGGAAGGAGGGTGACACCGAGAGAAGGCGAGGAGAGAGAtgtagaaggaagaaagaggaggcgACGAGctaagcgggggtggggggcaaagtGGCCGTAAATCCACCGGGAGAAAGAAGTgataaggaaagaggaaaagtcgaagaaggagaggaaggagagagagagggcctCGGCGCGGCCGGAGTCTGTGGGAGTCGCCCGGTCAGGCAGCTCCGCGAGTCGGCAGCGCCTTCTCTGTTCAGAGGCCCCTCTGGCTGCGTCTGAAGCTTTGGcttcttctgctgctgctgccggtGGTTACAGAGGTGACCGGCCCTCTCCTCCTATTTATATGTGCAGTTAGCAGAAATCTCTCAACATGGTTTTAGGAAAGCCTTCCTTGTCAACATCTGTCTGCCTATGGCCTTTAAGTACAGAATATTTTGTTGCACTGTTGCGCTCCGATTTTTATTCATGGaatgacttccttttttttttcagtcacgTAATGATCGGGTATCAGAAAAAGACGTCAGCATCCAAGTCCCTCAAGGAACATATTAACTATTCTGTGCTGTCCTCTAGGATGATAAGATCCGGAGTCATCGACTTCTCATAAACACCTTTCACTCATACAGTACAATTTTTAAGaagtgtaattattttatttgttttcagttttaccCATTTCTCAAGGATGGGTAAAAAAATTATAGGACTTTAAGGATTGTGAAAATCGTGGTTTTAACTATGtccctattatttctttttgctttttcatcaaGCCCCAGCAATCAGAGCTCTGGTCTTTGGAATTAAGCATCATCAAGCTCTcctattaataaatttaatttagatCTCCTAATTTTTTGCGTATGTTCTTTTAGATGGACAATTAAATGTGGGAGtcgttttgtttttaaaggaaagtctTGGAGGATTTTCAGTAAATCGCTAATGAGTCTGGCTGTAGTTGACAGTCTGGCTCTAAGTAGATTGATTAGAGTTAAAGCCGCGTCCGGAGCATGGCCTGTGGAGCTGTCCAGGCTTTGAGTGCTGAACTGTTTGGTCGCAGATGCTGCAAACATTGAAAATTGCCACTAGTTTAGTTTTTCACCAGAGCCTCTAACTCTGAAGATTTTGTCCTGGTGCCTTTATTGTGGCTATTCATGGTCCAAGTCATCCTGCTGTTCAGATACATCCCTCCCTTGCAGTGTCCATGAATGCTGAGAACTGTCCAAAATCTGCCTAGATTTGAGTAAAGAGCATTCTATTAGACCTGGTTTTGTAATCTCTAGATGGCCTGTGCCTCTtactaatttaaaacatttcaattgtgaagttttattttccacaacaaataaaactttaagaatcTGGCAGTGAGAAGtgtgtttttcccctttatttacaACTTGAGTTCTGTTTGGAGGAAATACAGACTTGGAAGCACGAGAATTCCCAGTACAAGTTCACTTGCTGAGGGTTTCTAACGGGAATCCCTCTATTGGggattgttaaaatttttttaactgaaaatgacTTAGGGAGAAGAAAGCAATAAGGGAAGACCACATCCACCTGGAGGCTTCCAAGTCCCTGGGTAATTTAAGAAGATTCATAAATTTCTACTCCAGTAAGAGAACTCtaatctatttcttttaaaaaggaaacagagccaTCGATAACCATTAGcgtgcattttaattatttggatCTTATACAGAAATTAGAGGAAATGCATTTAGTGAGAGTATTTCCTGTTACTATGATTTAGATCTAACAATAAAACAAGCTATATTGGTTCTGCATGCTTTTTCTAGGACAAAATTATAATGCTTCTCATTCTCATGCCTTTCCCACTCTCTTATTTGAGATTTAATACTTCCTCCAAGAAGACAGTTTTGCTTCGTCCTGGCCATGATTGTCCAGAAACTGCCACTGCCTCTTAGTTTGTTCCTGGGGATGCTCCAGATTGCCTTTCTGCAATAAAGATTCAAACCACATCTACATGGGGATATACCTCTTTGTCTCCACAGCATATGTTCGCTGAGTTATGTTGGAGTGTTTACATGCGTGTGCTGCGTGTCCGCTCTGCCTCTGGAGTAAGCTCACACACAAAAAGCTGGCGGTGAACACGACCGGATAATCAAGCAGAGACCAAAGCTATTACCGCCTGTGGCTTTCCTGTCTTCCGCCTCGCTTCACGTCAAAGGTGGACCCGATTAAAATCCTTACTCTTTCCTCCCACGCGAATTCTGAAATGAGTTCAATCtgtagaaatatttgaaaatttccaagACTGCTTGTGCAAATTCACTACTCAACTTTAGTAAAGGGAGCCACCATGTGGGGAGTTTGTTGACTTCATGGCCTATTAAAGGAGGAAGACCGCAAACGCCGTTAACTTGATGCGGGGGATGACGAACTGCCAGCTCCACGGACCGCAAGAATCCGAACTGCGCCTCTGGTTCACAAAGGCTGTGCCACTCGTCTCTTCTCAGCGTGAACGCTGTGAGCGCGGGGTCTCAGGGCCCAGCACGCCCGAATTACTGGCCTCGAGGCCGGAACCCATTCACTGAAGTGAAAAACTAGGCAGAGAATTTAATTTGAGATTCATGGTCACTGAACACCAAAAAATCAAGCTTTGGAGAGCCATGCATCGCTCAGCACAGCCCAAAGACCTGCCCAGCCCCTACCCACAGCTGCCTGGGGGACTCGAACCCCGGACAGGATCATCCCGCGGAACTTTAGTG
The nucleotide sequence above comes from Camelus ferus isolate YT-003-E chromosome 24, BCGSAC_Cfer_1.0, whole genome shotgun sequence. Encoded proteins:
- the ADCYAP1 gene encoding pituitary adenylate cyclase-activating polypeptide, whose protein sequence is MTMCSGARLALLVYGIIMHSSVYCSPAAAGLRFPGIRPEDDAYDEDGSPLQDFYDSDPPGVGSPASALGDAYALYYPAEERDVAHEILNKAYRKVLDQLSARKYLQTLMAKGVGGNLGGGADDDSEPLSKRHSDGIFTDSYSRYRKQMAVKKYLAAVLGKRYKQRVKNKGRRIAYL